acctcaaAACCATTTTACCTCTATTAcgattaatgaacgattattttATTTCGGTTTAggttttttttgccctcatagttcactgacaaggtttgtactgtaaatatgattgactatcagcagttattttatctatgttcgtaacatttcttactagggttgggtattgtttgaattttatcgattccgattcttatcgataaaaaaatccaatataaaaaaaaaataagtcaaacatttagaaattaagcattctgttgcagctgaataacattaACTcccgtgttttgcttttatacaCACGCGctagtatgcttttaagggggaagtgttaacaggattaaaaaaacgaaataaccgacatgggaaaattacgtcggttagaggttatgaatttctgttttgattatttttataatcgtccagccctaataCAAAGTACGCAAATTTCagacttgcatcctcggtagttcagactttacGCATTcaactggggagtgtgatgtccgctaTGACGTAAATCTGGAATTTCTACAAACAGCAGCTGTACTTGATGACATCAGTCAGTttgccttggctactgcaattttcctcactgtatatttacaataaaacgaaataggatacaaataccactgcctccttttgttttcatttaaatataataatacccGCAATAATAATGTACTTAGTTCAAggaaatgtgtgtatatacagccattacaatgaaacaaaatattatatcaattgccgctttttattttcattttaacatatagataaattgaatatagaccaaagattacctgttagatttacccaaaatgaattatattttatgtttaatcattatagagacatcagagccagcggcaaatgtcagaaggtatagccgaggtgaggctgctctcggtggATACTTGATtactgagctcctgctgatcgatttccgaaatcggcgaaacacatttttaaataggcgctgtcttaaaccgcagatttgagttttaaacaactacattctcacctgaaatacttttaaaattacatttcatgacgtaataacagtaaaattttgaaaatgGTCTGAATAAATGGCGGTAGGAAtcaaaatgctgcgtgaactcaagcagtcagcatgtttagcgcccaaatcccgcccccgaaagttcgggaactttgaaaaagtactacctcaccATGGACTGTCTGAGGGAACTTTATTTAggtcctggttcctgtggtggaaacacaccgagtaccagcccaaagtccctagttcctggggaAAGTTCCACCGGTGGAATCGCTGCTTAAATGTGCACTCTGACTGTGatttaaatagtgtttttgtgtttacacAGCACAAACGGACAGTGTTTTGCTATCATAGAGGAGGATGAGCATGGTGAGGCTATCCTCACCTCCGGCTGCATGAAGTATGAGGGCTCCCACTTCCAGTGCAAGGTAATACATGAACAGGagagtgaaaaataaatgtttaagtgCTGAGACATTATCATTGACTGAATGTGGTTATTGCTGTCCAGGACTCTCCTAATGCTCAGACCAGACGGACCATTGAGTGCTGTTCCACTGATTTCTGTAATCGAGACCTTCAGCCTACACTTCCACCTCCTATTCCAGGAAGTAAGTAGCACATCACTTTAAACAgcctaaatataataaatactttatatgtgtttgtgtgtgtgtgtgtgtgtgtgtgtgtgtgtgtgtgtgtgtgtgtgtatatatatatatatatatatatatatatatatatatatatatatatatatatatatatatatatatatatatatatatatatatatatatatatatatatatatatatatatatatatatatatatatatatatatatatatatatatataaactttgttGGAGTCTGTAAGATTATTTCAAAGTCTGTTTTGCTTagcaaggctgcttttatttaatcaataatacatttcacaattgtaaatatttttttgttttgtttttaagtaatatttttaaaggtttttattcctgtaatggctaaactgaattttcagcagccattatttcagtctttagtcttcagtgtctaatatgctgatttggtgctcaagaaacatttcctattattatctcTTTTTAAAACTCTGTGATCTCATTGTAATCCAGAGCCTCCGTTATGGAACACACACTTGCTGGCCTTTCTGATCTCCGTGACGGTGTGTTGCGTCACTTTGGTGGCCATAACTGTGGTGTGTTACTACAGGTGAgacttttatttcataatgacaTGTTTATCCAGCTGAAATGAATGAAAGATGCATCTCAGTCTGTTAATTATTGACCAGCACACTGATAACACTGGCAGGGGCACACCTGTTTAAGATAGTCAAGTAAATTTAGCACCTTTTATGTTTGACCTTAATGCATGGATATATACTGTGTCTCTTAGTAATAAGTAACTGATCCCTTTGTGGAAGGCTTCTGTGATGTAACACAATATTGAAGGTGATTATATGCTTTGTGTGGCTGTTTGATCAGGTATAAGCTGCAGACGGGACGGAGACGGTACCAGAGAGATCTGGAGCAGGACGAGGCCTTCATCCCTGCAGGAGAGTCTCTCAAAGATCTCATTAGTCAGTCCAGCACTGGCTCCGGTTCAGGGCTCCCCCTGCTGGTGAGGCACTGTTTCTGaacatgtttttattataactgGTCTTTGAAAACCAGTAAATATCAGAGAATTGTGGTtttcagttataaaaaaaaaagtcagggaATGGTAATAAATGATTGTAGTTTGTGCACAGATTCTAAGATATATTTTATTGGCCagaaattttgttttgtgttttgttttgtttgtcacaTGTTTGTACCAAAATTGTTTAATTTCAGATCATTCAGTTCAGTACGCATATGTACAGAACAAGCAGTTAAATTTTTTTCAGGAAATTCAGattataaatgctgttttgacgcCTCTTAAGAggcaacatttttattgtttactattttattgctatttttataCTTCATTACTTTTTAATGCTAAATATTCATGAATGAACATCTCACCCCTTCGCGTAATCGCtcagttagttaaaaaaaaaaaaaatgtacatgtttgcataaaatgtttaaatttgagtgttgattattataGTTACAAATAAATAGTAGTTGAATTTAAGTTTGGGCTCTGTTGTAAATTGTAAACTTGTAGTAATTTAAAAGGCCTCCCTATAGTTTAGAGCAGAAGCTGATGTAGATTTTTATCCCTaagaaaattaatataattaaatttatttaagtaAAGAGCGATTTGTTCAGTAAaccattgtataaaaaaaaaaaaaacattcatatttagtttttttttctactgctgTACTGAAATCAAACCGAACTGTCAAAACCAAGGTACGTACAGAACCGTCATGTTTGTGTATCATTACACCCCTATTATACAGTAATCACAGACTGCTGAAAATGTAACcgtaaaatattttgatttctgATACTTGGTTTTTCAGTTTTCTAATTGTCAAATGTGGATTCACAGGTCCAGCGCACCATTGCCAAACAAATTCAGATGGTACGTCAAATCGGGAAGGGGCGATATGGAGAAGTGTGGCTTGGTCGCTGGAGAGGAGAAAAGGTTGCGGTGAAAGTGTTCTTTACCCGTGAAGAGGCTAGTTGGTTCAGAGAGACCGAGATTTACCAAACGGTGCTCATGAGGCACGAAAATATACTCGGTAGGTtccataacaaaaataaaagccaaAGACACTGAGTAGGGACACACGTTATGttgtatatatgcatttaaaatgatcaGTATCGACGTACAGagtcaaacacacatttttattcaaaatattataatattaagggACAATGAAACATTTAGCTGATTCATGGTAGTTGTTTTGTACCCTGATATATAGCATTTAcagatttaatgttttatttacattaacaCTCATTTTTCCTATCTTGCTCCAGGCTTTATAGCTGCAGATATTAAGGGCACGGGTGCGTTCACGCAGCTTTTCCTCATCACAGACTACCAGGAGAATGGTTCTCTCTATGACTATCTGAAATACACCACCCTGGACTCACAGTCTCTGTTGAGGCTGGCCTTTTCTGCAGCCTGCGGCCTGTGCcacctccacacagagatctACGGTACGCAGGGCAAACCTGCCATCGCTCACAGAGACCTGAAGAGCAAAAACATCCTCATAAAGAAGAATGGCACCTGTTGCATCGCTGACCTGGGCCTGGCTGTCAAATACAACAGGTGAAGACACTTTTGCAACACACAGTCAgaaatgcatgcaaacacaccaccaacataaaacaaaaacataactgAAGCATACTTTATTTTCTGCTAGTATGCAAtcagctactttttttttttagtgatacCAATGAGGTGGACGTCCCTCTGAGCACAAGGATGGGCACACGGCGGTACATGGCACCAGAGGTCCTGGATGAGACCCTAAATAAGCACCAGTTCCAAGCGTACATAATGGCTGATATTTACAGCTATGGGCTCATTGTTTGGGAGATGGCCCGCCGATGCGTGACAGGAGGTTAGTTTATGTGTGTATCAGTGTATGTGAGATTAAAATGTGtacacatttcaaagcatttttatgTCTCTCCTTTCTTAATATGTGATgggtttgttttaataattacattttcttttatgtgcagGTATTGTTGAGGAGTATCAGTTGCCATACTGGGACATGGTACCTTCAGAACCGTCCTACGAGGACATGAGAGAAGTGGTGTGTGTTAAAGGCATGCGACCATTGGTGTCTAATCGCTGGAACAGTGACGAGGTAAGATCTAGCACTGCAGTTTAGTTCAACAGTGCtcagttaaaatatttggaaaaactcaaaagaaagaaacaaacaatgttgcatgatccttcagaaatcattcaaataaatatgctaatttggtgctcatgaaacatttcttaatcaacaattttttttaatagaaagttgaaacgaacagcatttatgtgaaatagaatGTTTTAATAATCTGCAAATCTTAAGTTAAAAGTCAGTCTTATCTGCTTgtaaaaaattaatgaatgaatacatttgcCATAAAGTTTAACCAATTCCTAAATGCCATGAAACGTTTGatttcattattgttttttttaaacatcactgCTTAGTAACTGATTATTTTATAGTTGTGTAAAATGCAATCCTAAAGCAATTGTTTTGTTCTGTCTCCACGTAGTGCTTACGGGCCATGCTAAAGCTCATGTCTGAATGCTGGGCACACAACCCAGCCTCTCGCCTCACAGCTCTTCGAGTCAAAAAAACACTCGCCAAAATGGTTGAATCACAGGATATCAAAATATGATCACTTTTCCCTCCAATGGCAGTCTGAGAGAAAT
Above is a window of Carassius gibelio isolate Cgi1373 ecotype wild population from Czech Republic chromosome B12, carGib1.2-hapl.c, whole genome shotgun sequence DNA encoding:
- the LOC127969129 gene encoding bone morphogenetic protein receptor type-1A translates to MMKSTSMVIVIGVLGATFLLSSSGEGGQNPDYMLHGTGVKPGSDPKRHQSGDGSTVAPEDAARFLSCYCSGHCPEDASNNTCDTNGQCFAIIEEDEHGEAILTSGCMKYEGSHFQCKDSPNAQTRRTIECCSTDFCNRDLQPTLPPPIPGKPPLWNTHLLAFLISVTVCCVTLVAITVVCYYRYKLQTGRRRYQRDLEQDEAFIPAGESLKDLISQSSTGSGSGLPLLVQRTIAKQIQMVRQIGKGRYGEVWLGRWRGEKVAVKVFFTREEASWFRETEIYQTVLMRHENILGFIAADIKGTGAFTQLFLITDYQENGSLYDYLKYTTLDSQSLLRLAFSAACGLCHLHTEIYGTQGKPAIAHRDLKSKNILIKKNGTCCIADLGLAVKYNSDTNEVDVPLSTRMGTRRYMAPEVLDETLNKHQFQAYIMADIYSYGLIVWEMARRCVTGGIVEEYQLPYWDMVPSEPSYEDMREVVCVKGMRPLVSNRWNSDECLRAMLKLMSECWAHNPASRLTALRVKKTLAKMVESQDIKI